In one Nostoc sp. KVJ3 genomic region, the following are encoded:
- a CDS encoding S8 family peptidase: MRHEKLSPGLLLAFQDYQNEGDKALVTHKRSLGIIAHKSPVKPTKSVVFIYCNPDADLSYLSQYNIEVNQNSGSVRTAFLPIESLDVLSEEDIIHRIKPSRKLHLRMDTAMETVKLPEFQNKSGLTGKGVIIGIIDSGIDPKHPAFAGRILHIWDQTLPGPGVIEGGYGAEVTGAQLTISQDTGGHGTHVAGIAAGADASYSGVAPEAELVIVRSDLQDAHIADGVRYIFRVARELGRPAVVNLSLGGHADAHDGSDSLSKVIDAETGPGRIVCCAAGNEGNDNIHGQATIPSGRTRGMRFNVPLNQIGIVWLNAWYSKDSELEVSVRSPNGFVTPFQKIITEGNAAQDYQLPDARVQLATPAPDKANGDHNFFVQIRGIDPSPVMGGIWQLRVRNTSATDTRLDVWTLDDTSSVFFTGKSVKDAVKIGSPGAASSAITVAAYTTKTKYTDIDNKVQEMGLELHTISEFSSEGPLRNDGHKPDIAAPGAMIVSTLSADASFDRSSMINSKFVVMAGTSMATPFVTGLVALLLQRDSQLDPAAVKELLRKNSTIPEKPAGTFDEKWGYGVINALNL; the protein is encoded by the coding sequence ATGAGACACGAAAAACTTTCTCCCGGATTACTTTTGGCATTTCAAGACTATCAAAATGAAGGGGATAAAGCTTTAGTTACACACAAGCGATCGCTTGGCATCATTGCCCACAAAAGCCCAGTCAAGCCTACCAAAAGCGTCGTTTTTATTTACTGTAACCCTGATGCAGACTTAAGTTATTTATCACAATATAACATTGAAGTCAATCAAAACTCTGGAAGTGTGCGGACGGCTTTTTTACCGATAGAGAGTTTAGATGTCTTATCTGAAGAAGATATCATCCATCGCATCAAGCCATCACGCAAACTTCATTTGAGGATGGACACTGCAATGGAAACGGTCAAACTACCTGAGTTCCAGAACAAAAGCGGACTGACCGGAAAAGGAGTCATCATTGGCATTATAGACAGTGGCATCGATCCGAAACACCCCGCCTTTGCGGGACGAATTTTACACATTTGGGATCAAACACTGCCAGGCCCAGGAGTGATAGAAGGCGGTTATGGGGCGGAAGTTACGGGAGCGCAACTGACAATCTCTCAAGATACTGGGGGTCATGGTACTCATGTTGCCGGCATTGCCGCCGGTGCAGATGCTAGCTATAGCGGTGTTGCACCAGAAGCAGAATTAGTCATCGTCAGGTCAGATTTACAGGATGCTCACATAGCTGATGGAGTGCGTTACATTTTCCGAGTTGCCAGAGAGTTGGGACGGCCAGCCGTGGTAAATCTCAGCTTGGGTGGACACGCTGATGCCCATGATGGTAGTGATTCTTTATCCAAAGTCATCGATGCGGAAACTGGCCCAGGAAGAATTGTTTGTTGTGCTGCGGGTAACGAAGGAAACGATAACATTCATGGACAAGCGACAATACCCAGTGGACGCACTCGTGGTATGCGCTTTAATGTTCCTTTGAATCAAATAGGCATAGTTTGGTTAAACGCTTGGTATTCCAAAGACAGTGAGTTGGAAGTATCTGTGCGGAGTCCTAACGGTTTTGTTACCCCCTTCCAAAAAATAATCACTGAGGGTAATGCTGCACAAGATTACCAGTTGCCGGATGCACGGGTGCAATTAGCAACACCAGCGCCAGATAAAGCCAACGGCGACCATAATTTCTTTGTGCAAATCCGGGGTATTGACCCCTCGCCAGTCATGGGAGGTATTTGGCAACTGCGAGTCCGCAACACTTCTGCAACTGACACACGTTTAGATGTGTGGACATTAGATGACACTTCCTCAGTGTTTTTCACAGGTAAAAGTGTGAAAGATGCGGTAAAAATCGGTTCGCCAGGAGCCGCCAGCAGTGCAATTACAGTTGCCGCCTATACTACTAAAACTAAGTACACAGATATTGATAACAAAGTGCAAGAAATGGGCTTAGAATTGCATACTATTTCGGAATTCAGTAGTGAAGGGCCTCTACGCAATGATGGTCATAAGCCTGATATAGCAGCACCAGGAGCAATGATTGTTTCCACCCTTTCCGCCGATGCCAGTTTTGACCGCTCATCGATGATTAATTCCAAGTTTGTGGTAATGGCTGGTACGAGTATGGCGACACCCTTTGTCACTGGGTTGGTAGCACTGTTGTTGCAGCGAGATTCTCAACTCGACCCGGCTGCTGTGAAAGAGTTGCTACGTAAAAATAGTACAATTCCCGAAAAACCCGCAGGTACATTTGATGAGAAATGGGGTTATGGAGTGATTAATGCCTTAAATCTGTAA
- a CDS encoding glycosyltransferase family 2 protein produces MGSVVGESVFFSVVIPTYNRQPILEKCLRALEVQELSQPNSVTGYEVVLVDDGSTDGTLHWLAEHKEEFPHVRWFQQDHAGPAAARNLGVEQALGDTIIFIDSDLVVLENFLQAHAEALIEGQEKLRSDRFFTYGAVINTCNFDKPTAEPYKVTDFSAAFFATGNVAIPKHWLEKAGLFDTSFQLYGWEDLELGVRLKQLGLKLIKCPEAVGYHWHAAFNLEQIPRLIDQEIQRGRMGVLFYQKHPTWEVRMMIQMTWLHRLLWGILSLNGALNERTMAPFLQWLINLGKPQLALEVARIFLNWYNVKGVYEAYTQMQQVSS; encoded by the coding sequence ATGGGTAGTGTTGTGGGTGAGAGTGTGTTTTTCAGCGTTGTGATACCGACTTATAATCGCCAACCAATTTTAGAAAAATGCCTCCGCGCCTTGGAGGTGCAGGAGTTAAGTCAGCCAAATTCGGTTACTGGTTACGAAGTTGTCTTAGTAGATGATGGTTCTACTGATGGCACATTGCATTGGTTGGCAGAACACAAAGAAGAGTTTCCCCACGTACGATGGTTTCAGCAAGACCATGCAGGCCCGGCTGCGGCTCGAAATTTGGGGGTAGAACAGGCGTTGGGAGACACCATTATCTTTATTGATAGCGATCTGGTGGTGTTGGAGAACTTCTTGCAAGCTCATGCTGAAGCCCTAATAGAGGGACAAGAGAAATTAAGGAGCGATCGCTTTTTCACTTATGGCGCAGTTATTAATACTTGTAATTTCGACAAACCAACGGCTGAACCCTACAAAGTAACAGATTTTTCAGCAGCTTTTTTTGCTACTGGAAATGTGGCAATTCCTAAACATTGGTTAGAGAAAGCTGGACTATTTGATACCAGTTTTCAACTCTATGGTTGGGAAGATTTAGAATTAGGTGTGAGGCTCAAACAATTAGGTCTGAAACTAATTAAATGTCCAGAAGCCGTTGGATATCACTGGCATGCAGCATTTAATTTAGAGCAAATTCCCCGATTGATTGACCAAGAAATTCAACGCGGAAGGATGGGAGTTTTATTTTATCAAAAGCATCCCACATGGGAGGTGCGAATGATGATTCAAATGACTTGGCTGCATCGCTTGCTTTGGGGAATTTTATCACTTAACGGCGCACTAAATGAGCGGACAATGGCTCCGTTTTTGCAATGGCTAATTAACTTAGGTAAACCACAATTAGCTTTAGAGGTTGCCCGGATTTTCCTCAACTGGTACAACGTGAAAGGTGTATATGAAGCCTATACTCAAATGCAGCAAGTATCATCTTAA
- a CDS encoding phycobilisome rod-core linker polypeptide: MQTFIDDQTRRQQYQAFPQTEPIELWTTASIDDIEIVIRAVYRQVLGNAYIMESERPLVPESQLKQGIIDVREFVRQVAKSELYRSRFFDNVYRYRAIELNFKHLLGRAPDDYSETTYHSHILDEQGFEADIDSYLDSDEYLNAFGENIVPYYRGYKTQTGKKILEFSNMLQLLRSNSSSDKNLATNNKPQLVRSLINNTPYGKQKPTDVSAILADIFKPKPETAAPVNTLIAVRTEAEQGLRQKIQDQESQIATLQQQLADLRPFASIGTTKFSSSWQTSSFTTTTGEYTSLQQQADAQAKQIAALQEQVADARRSATIGEARLNKWRSRVFNG; this comes from the coding sequence ATGCAAACCTTCATCGACGACCAAACCAGACGACAACAATATCAAGCATTTCCCCAAACAGAACCTATAGAACTGTGGACTACTGCTTCAATAGATGACATTGAAATTGTAATTCGGGCAGTTTATCGGCAAGTGTTGGGTAATGCCTACATTATGGAAAGTGAGCGGCCGCTCGTTCCTGAATCCCAACTCAAGCAAGGTATAATTGATGTCCGTGAGTTTGTCCGTCAAGTTGCCAAATCAGAGTTGTATCGCTCTAGATTTTTTGATAACGTTTACCGTTACCGGGCTATTGAACTGAACTTCAAACACCTGCTAGGTCGCGCTCCCGATGACTATTCTGAGACGACATATCACAGCCATATTCTTGATGAGCAGGGTTTTGAAGCAGATATTGATTCTTATCTGGATAGCGACGAATATTTAAATGCCTTTGGAGAGAATATAGTACCATATTACCGGGGCTACAAAACCCAGACGGGCAAAAAGATATTAGAATTTAGCAATATGCTCCAACTGCTGCGGAGTAATTCTAGCAGTGATAAGAACCTAGCAACCAATAATAAACCTCAACTGGTGCGATCGCTAATTAACAATACTCCTTACGGTAAACAGAAACCCACAGATGTGAGTGCAATCCTTGCTGATATATTCAAGCCGAAACCAGAAACTGCTGCTCCAGTTAATACTTTGATTGCAGTTCGTACAGAAGCCGAACAAGGCTTGCGGCAAAAGATTCAAGACCAAGAAAGTCAGATTGCAACTTTGCAACAACAACTAGCAGACTTACGACCATTTGCCAGCATTGGTACAACAAAATTTAGTAGTAGTTGGCAGACTTCCAGTTTCACCACCACCACAGGCGAATATACATCTTTGCAACAGCAAGCTGACGCGCAAGCAAAACAGATTGCAGCTTTACAAGAGCAAGTTGCTGATGCCCGGCGGTCTGCCACAATTGGAGAAGCCCGGTTGAATAAATGGCGCAGTCGCGTTTTCAATGGCTAA
- a CDS encoding CpeR family transcriptional regulator, with translation MLIQLESVKYKMLPPQAEKKMRCWIRSRHLICSGNFFIFETLEYTTIERFSECVASLGGTVISVDPINKIWMGDHRQVILYQAKASLHTPHHTLKQYWIKYGGFYTRFDERT, from the coding sequence ATGTTGATTCAGCTTGAATCTGTTAAATATAAAATGTTACCTCCACAGGCTGAAAAAAAGATGCGCTGTTGGATTCGCAGTCGCCACTTAATCTGTTCGGGTAACTTTTTTATATTCGAGACATTAGAATATACGACCATTGAAAGATTTTCTGAATGTGTTGCTTCTTTAGGAGGGACAGTAATATCCGTTGACCCCATTAATAAAATTTGGATGGGCGATCATCGCCAAGTGATTTTATATCAAGCAAAAGCTAGTTTACATACGCCTCATCATACTTTGAAACAATACTGGATAAAATACGGTGGTTTCTACACTAGATTTGATGAGCGCACTTGA
- a CDS encoding chromophore lyase CpcT/CpeT, whose amino-acid sequence MTIAPSESSTNASDLLTLACWMAGDFSNYKQSFANPQLYAHIHIFFRPLPIEFFSTIGFYSEQAYDHDLWTPYRQGVHRLVDDGDRIYIENYSLKDQMLYAGAARELDILKTITPESIERRYHCSMVFQREGEMFRGSVEPGNQCLIKRNGCQTYLVSEVEITEHTWISLDKGMDIETHKQIWGSTAGPLQFEKRESFADELPAVRALC is encoded by the coding sequence GTGACGATAGCGCCCAGTGAATCTAGCACCAACGCTAGCGATTTGCTCACCTTAGCCTGTTGGATGGCAGGAGATTTTAGCAACTACAAGCAATCTTTTGCAAATCCGCAACTTTATGCCCACATTCACATTTTTTTTCGTCCTTTACCGATTGAATTTTTTTCTACCATCGGTTTTTATTCAGAACAAGCTTATGACCACGATTTATGGACACCCTATCGCCAGGGAGTACATAGACTCGTGGATGATGGCGATCGCATTTATATCGAAAATTACAGCTTAAAAGACCAGATGCTTTATGCAGGTGCGGCTCGTGAATTAGATATCCTCAAAACCATCACCCCAGAAAGCATAGAACGGCGTTATCACTGTTCAATGGTTTTTCAGCGAGAGGGTGAAATGTTTCGCGGGAGTGTGGAACCAGGTAATCAATGTCTGATTAAGCGCAATGGATGCCAGACATATCTTGTCAGCGAAGTAGAAATAACTGAGCATACTTGGATAAGTCTAGATAAAGGGATGGATATTGAAACCCACAAGCAAATATGGGGTTCAACTGCTGGCCCCTTACAGTTTGAAAAACGGGAAAGTTTTGCTGATGAATTACCAGCGGTGAGAGCATTATGTTGA